The genomic DNA GTATGGCCCTCGGGGCCACGGGCCCGATCCTCCGCTCCGCCGGCCTCCCGCACGACCTGCGCAAGTCGCAGCCCTACTGCGGCTACGAGACGTACGACTTCGACGTCCCGACCGCCGACACCTGCGACTCCTACGGGCGCTTCCTGATCCGCCTGGAGGAGATGCGCCAGTCCCTGCGGATCGTCGAGCAGTGCCTGGACCGGCTCGCTCCCGGACCGGTCATGGTCGCCGACAAGAAGATCGCCTGGCCCGCCCAGCTCGCCCTGGGACCTGACGGGCTCGGCAACTCCCTCGATCACATCAAGAAGATCATGGGCACCTCCATGGAGGCCCTGATCCACCACTTCAAGCTGGTGACCGAGGGCTTCCGCGTCCCGCCGGGACAGACGTACTCGGCGGTCGAGTCACCCAAGGGCGAACTAGGGGTGCACGCCGTGTCCGACGGCGGCACCCGCCCCTACCGGGTCCACTTCCGCGACCCGTCCTTCACCAACCTGCAGGCCATGGCGGCGATGTGCGAGGGCGGCCAGGTCGCCGACGTCATCGTCGCCGTCGCGTCCATCGACCCCGTGATGGGAGGCGTCGACCGGTGACCACCAGTTCCTCGGAGCAGGGCGTCAGCCTGGGCATGCCCCGACTGCCCGCGCCCGACTACCCGGACGACGTTCGAGCCCGGCTGGAGCGGGACGGGCGCGAGATCATCGCCCGCTACCCGGACTCCCGCTCGGCGCTCCTGCCGTTGCTGCACCTCGTGCAGGCGGAGGAGGGCCATGTCACGCGCACCGGCATGCAGTTCTGCGCCGACATCCTCGGCCTGACCACGGCGGAGGTCACCGCGGTCGCCACCTTCTACACCATGTACCGGCGGCGGCCGTCCGGTGACTACCAGGTGGGCGTCTGCACCAACACCCTGTGCGCGGTGATGGGCGGCGACGCGATCTTCTCCGCCCTCCAGGACCACCTGGGCGTCGGCAACGGAGAGACCACCGACGACGGCAAGGTCACCCTGGAGCACATCGAGTGCAACGCGGCCTGCGACTTCGCTCCGGTCGTGATGGTCAACTGGGAGTTCTTCGACAACCAGACCGTGGCCAGCGCCAAGCGGCTCGTCGACGACCTGCGCGCGGGAGCGCCGGTCGAGCCCACGCGCGGTGCCCCCTTGTGCACGTTCAAGGACACCGCCCGCATCCTGGCCGGCTTCCCCGACGAGCGGGACGGGGCCGTCGAGGCGAGCGGCAGCGCGGGACCCGCCTCGCTGACCGGCCTGCGCCTGGCCAAGGGAGAGAGCGCCCCCGCGCGCGTGGTCCACCCGAGGGGCTCCGGTGCCCCCCAGGACGAGCCGCCGCACGAACCGTCTCCGGCCGAGCACCTGAGCTCGCACGACGCGCCGCAGGACACGTCGGACTCCGACCCGTCCCACCCGGCGGGTCCTGTTGCCGAGGAGGGGGAGTGATGACCTTGGCACCCGAGATCAACGAGACCAGTCCCGAGAAGCTGCTCGCACCCGTGCTGTCCGCCTTCTGGGACGAGGAGAAGTCCTGGACGCTGGACGTCTACCGAAGGCACGAGGGGTACGAGGGCCTGCGCAAGGCGCTCGCCATGTCGCCGGACGACCTCATCGCGTACGTCAAGGACTCCGGTCTGCGCGGCCGCGGCGGTGCCGGATTCCCCACGGGAATGAAATGGCAGTTCATTCCTCAGGGCGATGGAAAGCCGCACTATCTAGTTGTCAACGCCGACGAATCGGAACCGGGAACCTGTAAGGACATCCCGCTCCTCTTCGCGAACCCGCATAGCCTCATCGAGGGCATGGTGATCGCGTGCTATGCCATCCGGTCGTCGCATGCCTTCATCTATCTGCGCGGTGAAGTGGTCCCCGTGTTGCGGCGGTTGCACGAGGCCGTACGAGAGGCCTACGCGGCGGGCTACCTCGGCAAGAACATCCTGGGCAGTGGCCTCGACCTCGAAATCACCGTGCACGCGGGCGCGGGCGCGTACATCTGCGGTGAGGAGACCGCACTGCTCGACTCGCTCGAAGGCCGCCGTGGTCAACCGCGGCTCCGTCCCCCCTTTCCTGCTGTCGCGGGCCTCTATGCGTGCCCGACTGTTGTAAATAACGTCGAGTCGATCGCGTCAGTTCCCGCAATTCTGCACAAGGGCAAGGAATGGTTCAGGTCGATGGGCAGCGAGAAGTCCCCGGGCTTCACGCTCTACTCGCTCAGCGGCCACGTCGCCAGCCCCGGCCAGTACGAGGCCCCGCTCGGCATCACACTCCGCCAACTCCTCGACATGAGCGGCGGGATGCGGCCGGGCCACCGGCTGAAGTTCTGGACGCCGGGCGGCTCCTCGACGCCGATGTTCACCGACGAGCACCTCGACGTGCCCCTTGACTACGAGGGCGTGGGCGCGGCCGGTTCCATGCTCGGCACCAAGGCGCTCCAGTGCTTCGACGAGACCACCTGCGTCGTCCGGGCGGTCACCCGCTGGACCGAGTTCTACGCCCACGAGTCCTGCGGCAAGTGCACGCCGTGCCGTGAAGGGACGTACTGGCTCGTGCAGTTGCTGCGCGACATCGAGGCCGGCAAGGGCGTCATGACCGACCTCGACAAGCTGAACGACATCGCCGACAACATCAACGGCAAGTCCTTCTGCGCCCTCGGCGACGGCGCCGCCTCGCCGATCTTCTCCTCGCTCAAGTACTTCCGTGAGGAGTACGAGCAGCACATCACGGGCCGCGGCTGCCCCTTTGACCCGGCCAGGTCGACGGCCTGGGCCGACCGCACGGAGGTGAACGCATGACTGTGACCACCAGCGCTCCCTCCGGAGGGGGAGAGGCGGCGCTCCCGCCGGAAGATCTCGTCTCGCTGACGATCGACGGCGCCGAGATCAGCGTGCCCAAGGGCACCCTGGTCATCCGGGCCGCCGAGCAGCTCGGCATCGAGATCCCCCGCTTCTGCGACCACCCGCTCCTCGACCCGGCCGGCGCCTGTCGCCAGTGCATCGTCGAGGTCGAGGGCCAGCGCAAGCCCATGGCGTCCTGCACGATCACGTGTACGGACGGAATGGTGGTGAAGACTCACCTCACTTCCCCGGCCGCCGAAAAGGCCCAGCACGGCGTGATGGAGCTGCTGCTCATCAACCACCCGCTGGACTGCCCGGTCTGCGACAAGGGCGGTGAGTGCCCACTGCAGAACCAGGCGATGTCGCACGGCAACTCCGAGTCCCGCTTCGAGGGAAAGAAGCGGACGTACGAGAAGCCCGTCGCGATCTCCACCCAGGTGCTGCTCGACCGCGAACGGTGTGTGTTGTGCGCCCGGTGCACACGGTTCAGCAACCAGATCGCGGGCGACCCGATGATCGAGCTGCTCGAGCGGGGCGCGCTCCAGCAGGTCGGCATCGGCGACGGCGACCCCTTCGAGTCGTACTTCTCCGGGAACACCATCCAGATCTGCCCCGTGGGCGCGCTGACCTCGGCGGCGTACCGCTTCCGCTCACGCCCGTTCGACCTCGTCTCGTCGCACTCGGTGTGCGAGCACTGCTCCGGCGGCTGTGCGACCCGCACCGACCACCGGCGCGGCAAGGTCATGCGGCGCCTGGCATCCCCCGATCCCGAGGTCAACGAGGAGTGGCTCTGCGACAAGGGGCGCTTCGGGTTCCGGTACGCGCAGCAGCGGGACCGGCTCGAGACGCCTCTCGTACGGGGTGAATCCGGTGAACTGGAACCCGCGTCCTGGCCCGAGGCGCTGGAGGCCGCCGCGCAGGGACTGCTGGCCGCTCGGGGTCGCGCGGGCGTTCTGACCGGCGGCCGCCTGACCGTCGAGGACGCCTACGCGTACAGCAAGTTCGCGCGCGTGGCGCTCGACACGAACGACATCGACTTCCGCGCGCGCGTGCACAGCAGCGAGGAGGCCGACTTCCTGGCCGCCCGGATCGCCGGACGCGGCCGCGACCTCGACGGTACGGGCATCACGTACACCTCGCTGGAGAAGGCGCCCGCCGTCCTGCTCGTCGGCTTCGAGTCCGAGGAGGAGGCGCCCGGCGTCTTCCTGCGGCTGCGCAAGGCCTGGCAGAAACACGGGCAGCGGACCTTCTCGCTCGCCACCCACGCCACCCGGGGCCTGGCGAAGGCCGGCGGCACGCTGCTGCCCGCCGCACCCGGTACCGAGCCCGAGTGGCTGGACGCCCTGGCGAGCGGGGCCGGCCTGGAGGGCGACGGCGCGAAGGCCGCCGAGGCGCTGCGCACCGGGGGCGCGGTGATCGTCGTCGGTGAGCGACTGGCCGGCGTGGCGGGCGGGCTCACCGCCGCCGTACGGGCGGCGTCCGCGACCGGCGCCGAACTGGTGTGGATCCCCCGCCGGGCCGGGGAGCGCGGCGCCATCGAGGTGGGCGCGCTGCCGTCGCTGCTGCCGGGCGGCCGTCCGGCCACCGACCCGCGCGCGCGGGACGAGGTCGCGGCGGCCTGGGGAGTCTCCGGACTCCCGCACCGCTACGGCCGCGACACCGGCCAGATCGTCGAGGCCGCCGCCGGCGGCGAACTGCGGGCCCTGGTGGTGGCGGGCGTCGAGGTCGCGGATCTGCCCGACCCGGCACGCGCGCGTGCCGCTCTTTCCGAAGTCGGCTTCCTGGTGTCGCTCGAACTGCGGCCCAGCGAGGTCACC from Streptomyces avermitilis MA-4680 = NBRC 14893 includes the following:
- the nuoF gene encoding NADH-quinone oxidoreductase subunit NuoF codes for the protein MMTLAPEINETSPEKLLAPVLSAFWDEEKSWTLDVYRRHEGYEGLRKALAMSPDDLIAYVKDSGLRGRGGAGFPTGMKWQFIPQGDGKPHYLVVNADESEPGTCKDIPLLFANPHSLIEGMVIACYAIRSSHAFIYLRGEVVPVLRRLHEAVREAYAAGYLGKNILGSGLDLEITVHAGAGAYICGEETALLDSLEGRRGQPRLRPPFPAVAGLYACPTVVNNVESIASVPAILHKGKEWFRSMGSEKSPGFTLYSLSGHVASPGQYEAPLGITLRQLLDMSGGMRPGHRLKFWTPGGSSTPMFTDEHLDVPLDYEGVGAAGSMLGTKALQCFDETTCVVRAVTRWTEFYAHESCGKCTPCREGTYWLVQLLRDIEAGKGVMTDLDKLNDIADNINGKSFCALGDGAASPIFSSLKYFREEYEQHITGRGCPFDPARSTAWADRTEVNA
- the nuoE gene encoding NADH-quinone oxidoreductase subunit NuoE, which gives rise to MTTSSSEQGVSLGMPRLPAPDYPDDVRARLERDGREIIARYPDSRSALLPLLHLVQAEEGHVTRTGMQFCADILGLTTAEVTAVATFYTMYRRRPSGDYQVGVCTNTLCAVMGGDAIFSALQDHLGVGNGETTDDGKVTLEHIECNAACDFAPVVMVNWEFFDNQTVASAKRLVDDLRAGAPVEPTRGAPLCTFKDTARILAGFPDERDGAVEASGSAGPASLTGLRLAKGESAPARVVHPRGSGAPQDEPPHEPSPAEHLSSHDAPQDTSDSDPSHPAGPVAEEGE
- a CDS encoding NADH-quinone oxidoreductase subunit G, which translates into the protein MTVTTSAPSGGGEAALPPEDLVSLTIDGAEISVPKGTLVIRAAEQLGIEIPRFCDHPLLDPAGACRQCIVEVEGQRKPMASCTITCTDGMVVKTHLTSPAAEKAQHGVMELLLINHPLDCPVCDKGGECPLQNQAMSHGNSESRFEGKKRTYEKPVAISTQVLLDRERCVLCARCTRFSNQIAGDPMIELLERGALQQVGIGDGDPFESYFSGNTIQICPVGALTSAAYRFRSRPFDLVSSHSVCEHCSGGCATRTDHRRGKVMRRLASPDPEVNEEWLCDKGRFGFRYAQQRDRLETPLVRGESGELEPASWPEALEAAAQGLLAARGRAGVLTGGRLTVEDAYAYSKFARVALDTNDIDFRARVHSSEEADFLAARIAGRGRDLDGTGITYTSLEKAPAVLLVGFESEEEAPGVFLRLRKAWQKHGQRTFSLATHATRGLAKAGGTLLPAAPGTEPEWLDALASGAGLEGDGAKAAEALRTGGAVIVVGERLAGVAGGLTAAVRAASATGAELVWIPRRAGERGAIEVGALPSLLPGGRPATDPRARDEVAAAWGVSGLPHRYGRDTGQIVEAAAGGELRALVVAGVEVADLPDPARARAALSEVGFLVSLELRPSEVTGLADVVLPVAAVAEKAGAFLNWEGRARFFEAALKPDHMTRRLAPTDARVLQMLADAMDVHLGLPDLRTARSEIDRLGAWDGLRATDPREGSAQLPRPAAGEAVLAGHRLLLDQGRLQEGDDALAGTRHAARARVSAATAAEAGVKDGDLLAVTGPAGTVELPLQITEMPDRVVWLPLNSAGQGVASDTGALPGALVRIGAATLAAEAPKEVQA